The proteins below come from a single Magallana gigas chromosome 10, xbMagGiga1.1, whole genome shotgun sequence genomic window:
- the LOC117692389 gene encoding uncharacterized protein: protein MMPRPKVGVKRKRAGSAERKGAKSKKGQSSDHQEETLVERVTQAVLEALEDRAVPAIPDRSESPQSLDGQKISGGVIGQRGRTNSHTKPPFAAIQNTAVTLIEAALAPNTKIVYKQALNCFQTFMQSYYNTCSIKDVSLEHIISFVSYLFSIGKAPSSITTYLAALAYYFKMSNIPDFSNHFLIKKMLSGAKRLASSPDVRQPITLDILENLLVAVPRVANSSYQRCLFMAMFIIAFYAFLRVGEITVRSHSNPNLLLLSNVSFKTIAKASCMIITMTNFKHNLGKNPVHLEIKPQPIRKFCPVQIMKNYLKVRGVKDGPLFCYGSGRPISRSEFCKVLKSALKFSKLDSHKFKAHSFRIGAATQAHLQGFSDSQIRVMGRWHSESFQRYIRVSLFPTL from the exons ATGATGCCTAGACCAAAAGTTGGTGTGAAAAGAAAAAGAGCTGGTTCGGCGGAAAGAAAAGGAGCAAAGTCCAAAAAAGGTCAGAGCTCTGATCATCAGGAGGAAACATTGGTAGAGAGAGTAACACAGGCGGTGTTGGAAGCATTAGAGGACAGAGCTGTCCCCGCCATTCCAGACAGGAGCGAGTCCCCCCAGAGTTTGGATG GTCAAAAAATTTCTGGAGGTGTCATTGGACAGCGAGGACGAACCAACAGCCATACCAAGCCACCTTTTGCAGCTATCCAAAACACAGCTGTTACCTTGATTGAGGCAGCTTTAGCCCCTAATACAAAGATTGTCTACAAGCAGGCCCTAAATTGTTTTCAGACATTCATGCAAAGTTATTACAATACATGCAGTATTAAGGATGTTTCTCTCGAACACATTATTAGTTTCGTTTCCTATCTATTTAGTATAGGCAAAGCACCAAGCTCGATAACAACATACTTGGCAGCGCTggcatattattttaaaatgtctaatATTCCAGACTTttcaaatcatttcttgataaagaaaatgttaagTGGGGCAAAGCGTCTGGCCAGCTCTCCTGATGTGAGGCAGCCTATTACTCTGGATATCCTGGAAAACCTTTTAGTAGCAGTGCCTCGTGTAGCCAATTCTAGTTACCAAAGATGTTTGTTCATGGCTATGTTTATAATAGCATTTTATGCTTTCCTCCGAGTAGGAGAAATCACAGTTCGCTCCCATTCTAACCCAAACTTGCTGCTTTTGAGTAATGTATCCTTCAAGACAATAGCCAAAGCAAGTTGTATGATCATAACAATGACCAACTTCAAGCATAATCTGGGGAAAAATCCTGTGCATCTGGAAATCAAACCTCAGCCAATCCGCAAATTTTGTCCTGTGCAAATCATGAAGAATTATCTCAAAGTGAGAGGTGTGAAGGATGGACCTCTGTTTTGCTATGGCTCTGGAAGGCCTATATCCCGTTCAGAATTCTGCAAGGTGCTGAAATCGGCTCTGAAGTTCTCAAAGTTGGACAGTCATAAATTCAAAGCACACAGTTTCAGAATAGGAGCGGCAACTCAGGCTCACCTGCAGGGCTTCTCAGATTCACAAATAAGAGTTATGGGAAGATGGCACTCCGAGTCATTTCAGAGATATATCAGGGTGTCCTTGTTTCCAACATTGTAG